TGGACTGCGTAGAATCTGCAGCTATCAGGCTGTGGGCTCAGTCTGAAGCACTTTGCTGTAGTGGTATTGTTGCTGTTTCTTCTCGAGAAGTTTTTGACTCGCCAGTTGCCACGACAGCGACTGCTGGTGGCGGCTGCCCCGAACCATGGTCGTTTTGTGCCTGGTGCTGGAAATTATGGTACTTGTCGACGTGGCAACCATTTCTTTTTGGTAGTGCCAAGGTTCTATTTGTATGCTCTCCATGGTTTGATACTGATGAGGGTAAAATCCGTAGAGGGTTCCAGATCAGCTGAAAATTGCCTGTTTGGTGCCACTTCAGCGAGATTTGTTTAAACATCATGACGAGTATTTGTGCATTCCAGCATAATTTGAGATTgtgatatgtttttttttcatgaaaGATCTACGCGTTTTATAAGTTTTGAAAGTGATTGGTGGTCAAAGTTTTGACTGGGTCCTGCCGGAAGTGAGAAGTATTTGTGAACGGAGGGAACCTTCGATCCGGACGCTTTGTTTCAACTTACTGCGTACAGCAACACCAACTAAAGGAGGGCCTACTCATCAAGAGCAAGAAAAAAGCAGTTCTCCCTTGCATTTGCGCCCAGTGGATCTGGCGATCCATGACAGTAGATACTCTGCCAAATAAAGTTAATAGAAGCTAGTAAGTTAAAAATAAGCTATTTTTTTGCCCTAGATGCCGCATATTTAAGGACATGTGAGTAGTATGTAGGCTTAATATAATCCCTCTCTTTTTTATTTGGTAAGAGTTTTTCTTGCTTTATCAAATATGAGAATTCCCTGCGGTATAAAAATTAAAAGatacattttttttgtaaaatggTATAACTTTGTGGGAGTTCGAGCATCTTGTAACCAAACTATTAGTATATTTCGTGTACACATATTTGGAAAACTTGAATATTTCTAGAGATGGATCAAGACAAATGTGTTTGCGTTGTACTctctctgtttttatttacatattgtATATCCTATGTCAAATTTGCAAActtgactaaatttataaaaaaaaaatagtaacaTAAAGTATATGTTGACAATGGATATGTTGGATATTATAGTTATTACTATAATTTTTATAGATTTGATCAAAGTTGACTAAGTTTGACTTACGACAAATCTAATACTATATATAAACAGAAAAACCGAGAGAGTAAATCGTACTAGCAATGCGGTCATGTCGATGGGTCAAGACACGTgagccacaaaatgatgaggcTTTGCGAAATTAATTACCCGATGTGGCCACCGCCGTGCGTGCCCATCCCGTTAACCACAAGGGAAGGGAGCTCATGAACAGAGACACGGGCACACTAATGTAAAGTAGAGCCAAACGGGAGCACGAGGAGACCGACCAACCCCAaccagtgcggcggcggcggcggccatgatcGGCGGGCAGGCGGCGGACAGCCAGCCGCCGTCGGCgtcctgctcctcctcgtcctcgtcctcgccgtcggGCCCGGCGGCCGGGGGTGGCGCCCGCCTCCACCGCAGCAAGAGGCGGCCCGACATCCTCAACATGCTCATGGTAGGTATTAGGTGACCACCCAGAGGGTTGCTGCTGCCTCTGCTCCCCTTTTTGCTTCCCCGGAGCCGGCGAGGCCGGGTGGGTACCTCGCGGCCCACGCCTGGTTGCGGGACGAGATCCTTGAATTCGCGAGCTTGCTGTTACTGTGCGTGGCGAGTTCTCTAGTTTAGGAAAGTTACTTTAAGTTCAATCTTTAAATTTACTTCcacaaaaaaaatcaagctTTGAATTTTCTAGCTTTCGATTCTGTGTCATCAGCTGGCTCCGAGCAGGCTATGCTTCCAGGAAATGATGCAACTTTCTGTTCGGGGTGCTCGAAGCGTAGTACAGGAATTCATCTTTTGCTTGGTCATGACTCATGAGGATGGGGGGAGAAGGCTAGGTGGTAGGATTCGATTCTGTTGGTGCTGGGCAAGTGGTAGTATGCCTAGGCCTGACTGCATAAGAATTAAGAACGCTGTGGAGCCACACGCACCACTATGATGAGAGCTGGGTTTGGAGTGTAATCGGTGTGAAACTGTGATCATTCAGGTCAGGGAGTGTTAAACCGTTAAAGTGAGGCTTCTCGATTGATTTAAATTTACTTCCTCGAAAAAAAGGTTTTGCATGGTAGATGGATAGCATGGTACATGGAGTTTTGCGGCAGTTTACAAAGATCTGATAATGAATGGTGTAATTATTCGGCATGAGAGATGTCAGGACTGGTATTGGATGGTGGTAGGGTTATAATGATGAAATCAACAAATTTTCATGCCTCAGTGAGAATGGTGGAGTAGTGACAGAGGGAGCTGGTGGTGGTGATAGGTGGCGGTGGGGCAACCGTTACCATTTCAATACTTTTAGTTCAATGCTAACTATATAGTAATTAGGAGATTCATTTTCATCAAATATTTTTTATGGCATTATAAACTTCATTAGCATTTTATATGCCAACCTTATCACAATTTGGATGGGATATCCTTTTCTTTGTTTTGTTCCGTCAATACTTTAACAACTGCTAGGATTTTAAATTGAAACTATTGATATAAcctttgttttctatttctacaTGTACTCTAAAGACCGCAGCATGTCTCACTACATCATCATCTGATACTGGAAAAGGACAAAGTAAGTTGTCAAGCAACAAAGTAACACACGGATTTCACTTAGTGGAAGGAAGATCTGGCCATGACATGGAAGACTACCATGTAGCAGAGTACAGATATGAAAATGATCACGAACTTGGTCTGTTTGCCATTTATGATGGCCATTTGGGAGATAGCGTGGCCAGTTATTTGAAAGCTAATCTTTTTAACAACATACTGAAAGAGGTAAGCTTTACATTTTCTTATGTATTTTCCATGTAAAACTTGACTACATTTATGTAATTTCCATGTAAAACATACTGAAAGAAGCTTATGTAATTCCAATTTATGACATTTTCTCTACGAAGATACTCATCCAGCTAACTATTCATGGTATTTACAGCCTCTCTTCTGGTCGGACCCTCAAGAAGCCATTAAAAATGCATACAGCTCTACAAACAAATATATTCTGGAAAATTCTAAACAACTAGGACCAGGAGGTTCAACAGCAGTTACTGCTATTGTAGTAGATGGTAAAGATTTGTGGATAGCAAATATAGGTGATTCAAGAGCTGTTGTCTGTGACAGAGGTACTGCTAATCAGCTTACTGTTGATCATGAACCCCATACAACTAATGAACGAA
The Panicum virgatum strain AP13 chromosome 6N, P.virgatum_v5, whole genome shotgun sequence genome window above contains:
- the LOC120679122 gene encoding probable protein phosphatase 2C 44, whose translation is MIGGQAADSQPPSASCSSSSSSSPSGPAAGGGARLHRSKRRPDILNMLMTAACLTTSSSDTGKGQSKLSSNKVTHGFHLVEGRSGHDMEDYHVAEYRYENDHELGLFAIYDGHLGDSVASYLKANLFNNILKEPLFWSDPQEAIKNAYSSTNKYILENSKQLGPGGSTAVTAIVVDGKDLWIANIGDSRAVVCDRGTANQLTVDHEPHTTNERKRIEKQGGFVSTFPGDVPRVNGQLAVARAFGDQSLKAHLSSEPDVKHIQISSSTEFVILASDGLWKVMKNQEAVDLVRSTKDPQTAAKRLTSQALGRMSKDDISCIVIRFRC